A part of bacterium genomic DNA contains:
- a CDS encoding type III pantothenate kinase, which translates to MPKLLTIDIGNTTAHVGGFDGDRLVFSFRFASTHTRTPDEAALLLKQVLADAGIAAGQLDGAVICSVVPVLTPVVAAAVEKIAGKTPLLVTHRSRLHVRLDVHTPEQVGADRIANAEGFWVEHRCAGIVVDFGTATTFDVISADGAYQGGAIAPGIETSAERLSLKGAQLFKVALAEPASPIGKNTEEALRSGLYYGAIGAVDETVRRIATAMGGTPKVIATGGLAPLIAQGSKTIKAIDEVLTLKGLLSIFRSSN; encoded by the coding sequence ATGCCCAAACTCCTGACCATCGACATCGGCAACACCACCGCCCATGTGGGCGGCTTCGACGGCGACCGGCTGGTCTTCTCCTTCCGATTCGCCTCGACCCACACCCGCACTCCCGATGAGGCGGCGCTGCTGCTCAAGCAGGTGTTGGCCGATGCCGGGATCGCGGCGGGGCAGTTGGACGGGGCGGTCATTTGTTCGGTGGTGCCGGTGCTGACGCCGGTGGTGGCCGCGGCGGTCGAGAAGATTGCCGGCAAGACGCCGCTCCTGGTGACCCACCGCTCCCGTCTGCATGTCCGTCTCGATGTCCATACTCCCGAGCAGGTCGGCGCCGACCGTATCGCCAACGCCGAGGGGTTCTGGGTCGAGCATCGTTGCGCCGGTATCGTGGTCGATTTCGGCACCGCGACCACCTTCGATGTGATCTCGGCCGATGGCGCCTATCAGGGGGGCGCGATTGCCCCCGGGATCGAGACCTCGGCGGAACGGCTCTCACTGAAAGGGGCGCAGTTGTTTAAGGTGGCCCTGGCCGAGCCGGCGTCCCCGATCGGCAAGAACACGGAAGAGGCGTTGCGATCCGGTCTATACTATGGAGCGATTGGCGCGGTCGATGAGACAGTGCGCCGGATCGCCACCGCAATGGGGGGCACACCCAAGGTGATTGCCACGGGGGGACTGGCGCCGCTGATCGCTCAGGGCTCCAAAACCATCAAGGCAATTGACGAGGTCTTGACGCTGAAGGGGCTGCTCTCGATCTTCCGGTCAAGTAACTGA
- a CDS encoding DUF2087 domain-containing protein, which produces MTQLPTSVSDTVFFTSAEVADKLKLNQQVVVRKLQTGEIPGYKIGKDWRISDRQLAAWLESRSNQNRLDERAKVERSFFKDGRLVEIPAQRKKRVYVLERLLAEFDPVKVYTEAEVNEVLRRFHDDVCTLRREFIMEKMMVRSGGKYRRAQFYARKA; this is translated from the coding sequence GTGACCCAGTTGCCAACCAGCGTCAGCGATACCGTCTTCTTCACCTCGGCCGAGGTGGCCGATAAACTCAAGCTCAATCAGCAGGTGGTGGTCCGCAAACTGCAGACCGGCGAGATCCCCGGCTACAAGATCGGCAAGGATTGGCGCATCTCCGATCGGCAGCTGGCTGCCTGGCTTGAGTCCCGCTCCAATCAGAACCGTCTCGACGAACGCGCCAAGGTGGAACGCTCGTTTTTCAAGGATGGCCGTTTGGTGGAAATCCCCGCCCAGCGCAAGAAGCGTGTCTACGTCCTCGAACGGCTTCTGGCCGAATTTGATCCGGTCAAGGTCTACACCGAGGCGGAAGTCAACGAGGTGTTGCGACGGTTCCACGACGATGTCTGCACCCTGCGCCGCGAGTTCATCATGGAAAAGATGATGGTGCGTTCGGGGGGGAAATACCGCCGCGCGCAATTCTACGCGCGCAAGGCGTGA
- the groES gene encoding co-chaperone GroES codes for MNVKPLADRVVIKALDVEKEVKKGGIIIPDTAKEKPQEGEVVEVGPGRKNEDGKLIPLEVKKGDRVLYGKYSGTEVTIDDQEYLIMREADILAVVANGKH; via the coding sequence ATCAATGTCAAGCCGCTTGCCGACCGTGTGGTCATCAAGGCACTCGACGTCGAGAAGGAAGTCAAGAAGGGCGGGATCATTATCCCCGACACCGCCAAGGAGAAGCCACAGGAGGGCGAAGTGGTGGAAGTGGGCCCCGGCCGCAAGAACGAAGACGGGAAACTGATTCCCCTGGAGGTGAAGAAGGGCGACCGGGTCCTCTACGGGAAGTACTCCGGCACCGAGGTCACCATCGACGACCAGGAGTATCTGATCATGCGCGAGGCCGATATCCTCGCGGTGGTCGCCAACGGCAAGCACTAA
- a CDS encoding sulfite exporter TauE/SafE family protein, with translation MGGAFVAGVISAVAGFGGGILYLPLVVALVGPRDAVPLVTFGLVFSNLTRVSIHWKSIVWPLAARYIIGAIPGAAAGAVVFVKLPADWITKGIGAFLIASVVFLLAQKEERPPLTRWGIFYPLGAMVGFFSNMLGVVGPMAVPFFLATGIRKEAFVGTMAIGALLMHITGVTTWTFFDIVTRATVIYGLLMGALMIVGTYAGTAMLKRINAKVFMYAVEAMLVVIGVLFLTK, from the coding sequence ATGGGGGGCGCTTTTGTCGCGGGTGTGATCTCGGCGGTGGCGGGGTTCGGTGGTGGAATACTCTATCTGCCGTTGGTGGTTGCGTTGGTGGGGCCGCGTGATGCGGTGCCGCTGGTGACCTTCGGGCTGGTCTTCTCCAATCTGACCCGGGTTTCGATTCACTGGAAAAGCATCGTCTGGCCGCTGGCGGCGCGCTACATCATCGGCGCCATCCCCGGTGCGGCGGCGGGGGCGGTGGTCTTTGTCAAGCTGCCGGCCGACTGGATCACCAAAGGGATCGGCGCCTTCCTGATCGCCTCGGTTGTCTTCCTGTTGGCGCAGAAGGAAGAGCGTCCGCCGCTCACCCGCTGGGGGATCTTCTATCCGTTGGGAGCGATGGTCGGGTTCTTCTCGAACATGCTGGGAGTGGTCGGGCCGATGGCGGTGCCGTTTTTCCTGGCCACTGGCATCCGCAAGGAGGCCTTTGTCGGTACCATGGCGATCGGCGCGCTTCTGATGCACATCACCGGCGTGACCACCTGGACGTTCTTCGACATCGTCACCAGAGCCACGGTGATCTATGGCCTGCTGATGGGAGCGCTGATGATCGTGGGCACCTATGCCGGCACCGCGATGCTGAAGCGAATTAATGCAAAGGTGTTCATGTATGCGGTCGAGGCGATGCTGGTGGTGATCGGGGTGTTGTTTCTGACGAAGTGA